A stretch of Brassica napus cultivar Da-Ae chromosome C6, Da-Ae, whole genome shotgun sequence DNA encodes these proteins:
- the LOC106354585 gene encoding sulfate transporter 2.2-like isoform X1 — protein sequence MSIEMQSHQAEAAPAEEPLSQWLINMPEPPTMWQEFVGYIRTNVLSKKRNKMKKKPSNQVYSYLKSVFPILIWGRQYKLNMFKKDLMAGLTLASLCIPQSIGYANLAGLDPEYGLYTSVVPPLIYSMMGSSRELAIGPVAVVSLLLSSMVRDLQDPVTDPIAYRKIVFTATFFAGAFQAIFGLFRLGFLVDFLSHAALVGFMAGAAIVIGLQQLKGLFGLSHFTNKTDVISVLSSVFHSLHHPWQPLNFVIGSSFLIFILLARFLGKRNKKLFWIPAMAPLISVILATLIVYLTNADTRGVKIVKTIKPGFNRPSVNQLEFNGPHLGQVAKIGIICAIIALTEAIAVGRSFATIKGYRLDGNKEMMAMGFSNIAGSLTSCYVATGSFSRTAVNFSAGCETVVSNIVMAITVMVSLEVLTRFLYFTPTAILASIILSALPGLIDISGALHIWKLDKLDFLVLVAAFLGVLFASVEIGLLLAVGISFTRIILSSIRPTVEALGRLSKTDIFGDINQYPMATKTQGLLTLRISSPLLCFANANFIRDRILNSIQKVEEEEDDEQEIKRAKVLQVVILDMSCVMGLDTSGVVALEELHQELASNDTHLVIASPRWRVLHKLKLAKLEEKVKKENIFMTVGEAVDFYVRARTTSHDMC from the exons ATGAGCATAGAGATGCAGAGCCACCAGGCGGAAGCCGCCCCCGCAGAAGAGCCGTTGTCCCAGTGGCTGATAAATATGCCGGAGCCACCAACCATGTGGCAAGAGTTTGTTGGGTACATAAGAACAAATGTGTTGTCCAAGAAGAGGaacaagatgaagaagaaaccaTCAAACCAGGTTTACTCTTATCTTAAATCGGTTTTCCCTATACTTATATGGGGAAGACAATACAAACTCAACATGTTCAAGAAAGATTTGATGGCTGGTCTTACTCTCGCTAGTCTTTGCATTCCTCAG AGTATAGGATATGCTAACTTGGCTGGACTTGATCCAGAGTACGGTCTAT ATACAAGTGTGGTACCACCTCTAATATATTCCATGATGGGAAGTTCGAGAGAGTTAGCCATTGGTCCTGTGGCTGTAGTTTCGCTTCTGCTTTCGTCCATGGTCCGTGACCTTCAAGATCCTGTCACCGACCCAATTGCTTACCGAAAAATTGTCTTCACGGCCACATTTTTTGCTGGCGCGTTTCAAGCCATCTTTGGACTCTTCAG GTTAGGGTTTTTGGTGGATTTTCTGTCACATGCTGCTCTTGTTGGGTTCATGGCTGGTGCTGCCATTGTCATTGGTTTACAACAACTGAAAGGTTTATTTGGTTTGTCTCACTTTACCAACAAAACCGATGTGATTTCGGTTTTATCTTCGGTTTTCCACTCACTTCATCATCCG TGGCAACCTTTGAACTTTGTCATTGGTAGTTCATTCCTTATCTTCATCCTCCTAGCGAGATTTCTT ggaaaaagaaacaaaaagttgTTCTGGATTCCAGCGATGGCACCGCTAATATCAGTGATATTAGCAACCCTAATCGTGTATTTAACCAATGCTGACACACGAGGGGTTAAGATTGTTAAAACCATTAAACCAGGGTTTAACCGACCTTCGGTTAACCAATTGGAATTTAACGGTCCACATCTCGGTCAAGTCGCCAAAATTGGTATCATTTGTGCAATCATCGCTCTCACG GAGGCGATTGCAGTAGGGAGATCTTTTGCAACGATCAAAGGATATCGTCTAGATGGTAACAAAGAGATGATGGCAATGGGGTTTAGCAACATCGCTGGCTCTTTAACTTCTTGCTATGTAGCTACCG GATCATTTTCAAGAACGGCGGTGAATTTTAGTGCTGGCTGCGAGACGGTGGTATCAAACATTGTAATGGCGATAACAGTGATGGTTTCGCTTGAAGTTTTGACAAGGTTTCTCTATTTTACACCGACCGCAATACTGGCCTCCATCATTCTCTCGGCGCTTCCTGGCCTTATCGATATTTCTGGCGCTTTGCACATTTGGAAGCTTGATAAGCTTGATTTTCTCGTCCTTGTGGCCGCCTTCTTAGGTGTCCTGTTTGCCTCCGTAGAGATCGGTCTTCTCCTCGCC GTGGGGATATCGTTTACGAGAATAATTTTGAGTTCGATACGACCAACAGTTGAGGCTTTAGGCAGATTGTCAAAAACCGATATCTTCGGTGACATAAATCAGTATCCGATGGCTACTAAGACCCAAGGACTATTGACTCTTCGAATCAGCTCTCCATTGTTATGCTTTGCAAATGCTAATTTTATTAGAGACCG AATATTGAATTCAATTCAAAAGgtagaagaagaggaagatgatgaacaaGAAATTAAAAGGGCAAAAGTTCTTCAAGTAGTAATTCTCGACATGTCTT GCGTGATGGGCCTAGATACATCAGGAGTAGTCGCACTTGAAGAATTACATCAAGAGTTGGCTTCTAATGACACCCAC TTAGTGATCGCTAGTCCAAGATGGAGAGTACTTCACAAACTGAAGCTAGCGAAACTGGAGGAGAAagtgaaaaaagaaaatatatttatgacaGTAGGAGAAGCCGTAGATTTTTACGTAAGAGCAAGAACTACGTCGCACGATATGTGTTGA
- the LOC106354585 gene encoding sulfate transporter 2.2-like isoform X3, producing the protein MSIEMQSHQAEAAPAEEPLSQWLINMPEPPTMWQEFVGYIRTNVLSKKRNKMKKKPSNQVYSYLKSVFPILIWGRQYKLNMFKKDLMAGLTLASLCIPQSIGYANLAGLDPEYGLYTSVVPPLIYSMMGSSRELAIGPVAVVSLLLSSMVRDLQDPVTDPIAYRKIVFTATFFAGAFQAIFGLFRLGFLVDFLSHAALVGFMAGAAIVIGLQQLKGLFGLSHFTNKTDVISVLSSVFHSLHHPWQPLNFVIGSSFLIFILLARFLGKRNKKLFWIPAMAPLISVILATLIVYLTNADTRGVKIVKTIKPGFNRPSVNQLEFNGPHLGQVAKIGIICAIIALTEAIAVGRSFATIKGYRLDGNKEMMAMGFSNIAGSLTSCYVATGSFSRTAVNFSAGCETVVSNIVMAITVMVSLEVLTRFLYFTPTAILASIILSALPGLIDISGALHIWKLDKLDFLVLVAAFLGVLFASVEIGLLLAVGISFTRIILSSIRPTVEALGRLSKTDIFGDINQYPMATKTQGLLTLRISSPLLCFANANFIRDRILNSIQKVEEEEDDEQEIKRAKVLQVVILDMSFSDR; encoded by the exons ATGAGCATAGAGATGCAGAGCCACCAGGCGGAAGCCGCCCCCGCAGAAGAGCCGTTGTCCCAGTGGCTGATAAATATGCCGGAGCCACCAACCATGTGGCAAGAGTTTGTTGGGTACATAAGAACAAATGTGTTGTCCAAGAAGAGGaacaagatgaagaagaaaccaTCAAACCAGGTTTACTCTTATCTTAAATCGGTTTTCCCTATACTTATATGGGGAAGACAATACAAACTCAACATGTTCAAGAAAGATTTGATGGCTGGTCTTACTCTCGCTAGTCTTTGCATTCCTCAG AGTATAGGATATGCTAACTTGGCTGGACTTGATCCAGAGTACGGTCTAT ATACAAGTGTGGTACCACCTCTAATATATTCCATGATGGGAAGTTCGAGAGAGTTAGCCATTGGTCCTGTGGCTGTAGTTTCGCTTCTGCTTTCGTCCATGGTCCGTGACCTTCAAGATCCTGTCACCGACCCAATTGCTTACCGAAAAATTGTCTTCACGGCCACATTTTTTGCTGGCGCGTTTCAAGCCATCTTTGGACTCTTCAG GTTAGGGTTTTTGGTGGATTTTCTGTCACATGCTGCTCTTGTTGGGTTCATGGCTGGTGCTGCCATTGTCATTGGTTTACAACAACTGAAAGGTTTATTTGGTTTGTCTCACTTTACCAACAAAACCGATGTGATTTCGGTTTTATCTTCGGTTTTCCACTCACTTCATCATCCG TGGCAACCTTTGAACTTTGTCATTGGTAGTTCATTCCTTATCTTCATCCTCCTAGCGAGATTTCTT ggaaaaagaaacaaaaagttgTTCTGGATTCCAGCGATGGCACCGCTAATATCAGTGATATTAGCAACCCTAATCGTGTATTTAACCAATGCTGACACACGAGGGGTTAAGATTGTTAAAACCATTAAACCAGGGTTTAACCGACCTTCGGTTAACCAATTGGAATTTAACGGTCCACATCTCGGTCAAGTCGCCAAAATTGGTATCATTTGTGCAATCATCGCTCTCACG GAGGCGATTGCAGTAGGGAGATCTTTTGCAACGATCAAAGGATATCGTCTAGATGGTAACAAAGAGATGATGGCAATGGGGTTTAGCAACATCGCTGGCTCTTTAACTTCTTGCTATGTAGCTACCG GATCATTTTCAAGAACGGCGGTGAATTTTAGTGCTGGCTGCGAGACGGTGGTATCAAACATTGTAATGGCGATAACAGTGATGGTTTCGCTTGAAGTTTTGACAAGGTTTCTCTATTTTACACCGACCGCAATACTGGCCTCCATCATTCTCTCGGCGCTTCCTGGCCTTATCGATATTTCTGGCGCTTTGCACATTTGGAAGCTTGATAAGCTTGATTTTCTCGTCCTTGTGGCCGCCTTCTTAGGTGTCCTGTTTGCCTCCGTAGAGATCGGTCTTCTCCTCGCC GTGGGGATATCGTTTACGAGAATAATTTTGAGTTCGATACGACCAACAGTTGAGGCTTTAGGCAGATTGTCAAAAACCGATATCTTCGGTGACATAAATCAGTATCCGATGGCTACTAAGACCCAAGGACTATTGACTCTTCGAATCAGCTCTCCATTGTTATGCTTTGCAAATGCTAATTTTATTAGAGACCG AATATTGAATTCAATTCAAAAGgtagaagaagaggaagatgatgaacaaGAAATTAAAAGGGCAAAAGTTCTTCAAGTAGTAATTCTCGACATGTCTT TTAGTGATCGCTAG
- the LOC106354585 gene encoding sulfate transporter 2.2-like isoform X2 yields MSIEMQSHQAEAAPAEEPLSQWLINMPEPPTMWQEFVGYIRTNVLSKKRNKMKKKPSNQVYSYLKSVFPILIWGRQYKLNMFKKDLMAGLTLASLCIPQSIGYANLAGLDPEYGLYTSVVPPLIYSMMGSSRELAIGPVAVVSLLLSSMVRDLQDPVTDPIAYRKIVFTATFFAGAFQAIFGLFRLGFLVDFLSHAALVGFMAGAAIVIGLQQLKGLFGLSHFTNKTDVISVLSSVFHSLHHPWQPLNFVIGSSFLIFILLARFLGKRNKKLFWIPAMAPLISVILATLIVYLTNADTRGVKIVKTIKPGFNRPSVNQLEFNGPHLGQVAKIGIICAIIALTEAIAVGRSFATIKGYRLDGNKEMMAMGFSNIAGSLTSCYVATGSFSRTAVNFSAGCETVVSNIVMAITVMVSLEVLTRFLYFTPTAILASIILSALPGLIDISGALHIWKLDKLDFLVLVAAFLGVLFASVEIGLLLAVGISFTRIILSSIRPTVEALGRLSKTDIFGDINQYPMATKTQGLLTLRISSPLLCFANANFIRDRILNSIQKVEEEEDDEQEIKRAKVLQVVILDMSCVMGLDTSGVVALEELHQD; encoded by the exons ATGAGCATAGAGATGCAGAGCCACCAGGCGGAAGCCGCCCCCGCAGAAGAGCCGTTGTCCCAGTGGCTGATAAATATGCCGGAGCCACCAACCATGTGGCAAGAGTTTGTTGGGTACATAAGAACAAATGTGTTGTCCAAGAAGAGGaacaagatgaagaagaaaccaTCAAACCAGGTTTACTCTTATCTTAAATCGGTTTTCCCTATACTTATATGGGGAAGACAATACAAACTCAACATGTTCAAGAAAGATTTGATGGCTGGTCTTACTCTCGCTAGTCTTTGCATTCCTCAG AGTATAGGATATGCTAACTTGGCTGGACTTGATCCAGAGTACGGTCTAT ATACAAGTGTGGTACCACCTCTAATATATTCCATGATGGGAAGTTCGAGAGAGTTAGCCATTGGTCCTGTGGCTGTAGTTTCGCTTCTGCTTTCGTCCATGGTCCGTGACCTTCAAGATCCTGTCACCGACCCAATTGCTTACCGAAAAATTGTCTTCACGGCCACATTTTTTGCTGGCGCGTTTCAAGCCATCTTTGGACTCTTCAG GTTAGGGTTTTTGGTGGATTTTCTGTCACATGCTGCTCTTGTTGGGTTCATGGCTGGTGCTGCCATTGTCATTGGTTTACAACAACTGAAAGGTTTATTTGGTTTGTCTCACTTTACCAACAAAACCGATGTGATTTCGGTTTTATCTTCGGTTTTCCACTCACTTCATCATCCG TGGCAACCTTTGAACTTTGTCATTGGTAGTTCATTCCTTATCTTCATCCTCCTAGCGAGATTTCTT ggaaaaagaaacaaaaagttgTTCTGGATTCCAGCGATGGCACCGCTAATATCAGTGATATTAGCAACCCTAATCGTGTATTTAACCAATGCTGACACACGAGGGGTTAAGATTGTTAAAACCATTAAACCAGGGTTTAACCGACCTTCGGTTAACCAATTGGAATTTAACGGTCCACATCTCGGTCAAGTCGCCAAAATTGGTATCATTTGTGCAATCATCGCTCTCACG GAGGCGATTGCAGTAGGGAGATCTTTTGCAACGATCAAAGGATATCGTCTAGATGGTAACAAAGAGATGATGGCAATGGGGTTTAGCAACATCGCTGGCTCTTTAACTTCTTGCTATGTAGCTACCG GATCATTTTCAAGAACGGCGGTGAATTTTAGTGCTGGCTGCGAGACGGTGGTATCAAACATTGTAATGGCGATAACAGTGATGGTTTCGCTTGAAGTTTTGACAAGGTTTCTCTATTTTACACCGACCGCAATACTGGCCTCCATCATTCTCTCGGCGCTTCCTGGCCTTATCGATATTTCTGGCGCTTTGCACATTTGGAAGCTTGATAAGCTTGATTTTCTCGTCCTTGTGGCCGCCTTCTTAGGTGTCCTGTTTGCCTCCGTAGAGATCGGTCTTCTCCTCGCC GTGGGGATATCGTTTACGAGAATAATTTTGAGTTCGATACGACCAACAGTTGAGGCTTTAGGCAGATTGTCAAAAACCGATATCTTCGGTGACATAAATCAGTATCCGATGGCTACTAAGACCCAAGGACTATTGACTCTTCGAATCAGCTCTCCATTGTTATGCTTTGCAAATGCTAATTTTATTAGAGACCG AATATTGAATTCAATTCAAAAGgtagaagaagaggaagatgatgaacaaGAAATTAAAAGGGCAAAAGTTCTTCAAGTAGTAATTCTCGACATGTCTT GCGTGATGGGCCTAGATACATCAGGAGTAGTCGCACTTGAAGAATTACATCAAGA TTAG